One Malassezia restricta chromosome III, complete sequence DNA segment encodes these proteins:
- a CDS encoding phosphatidylinositol glycan, class O, translating into MASKSDGAAKAARAPFARVLGILSVVAMLHIVGLFLFTSGFLLQRVELNAASNCSKPAVAVWHAPRPPSSAAQGNETALRAWDELLEKHGECTLPPRFQRVVLWIVDALRYDFVAEAQASDAFTPNAFMHNHIRTPAMRANATPYASFLAHFVAHPPTTTLQRLKGLTTGSLPTFIEAGANFGGAGRINEDTWIAQMRQRASKRLSFVGDDTWQMVFADLFDDTHPYSSFNVEDLDTVDAGVEVHMLDTMDRDDWSLIVAHSLGVDHVGHRFGPAHARMPPKLEQMDDILQRVLSKLRDDTLFVFLGDHGMDATGDHGGDSELEVGSALWMYANKPFDSRRSKTPLSNNTDVAALLRSQTLTPAFQPFSMLPNQLHRSLPQIDLVPTLSLLLGVPIPFNSLGAIIPEVFASEKDALHAPASRLLRALRINARQVKTYLDAYAQQSTDLSPFAAELDQAWRSALTADARLAERASLEHARATAEAYLTFVRLALDRAQRVWAQFDYARMVLGMSILTCSIGVIWLLWRLSKRSTMEALSHLVWRNAFYGCWYGITTGVAMAMITRISVLESLVGGVALGVACTLMWQMWPGNMVLDAFSTPSMRSVISNTVACVLVLGHALLFASNSFTMWEDRITLGMVCLVLVVRAWMGLGAPLTRWQQQIPIISILALLLLRFAGMSRVCREEQAPYCAPSFYAYQATTKFADNPAYALSGPATNSPYALAAAYLFAFAMADILRRILKPSHAHLSSASTLLTWIIRPALLGSSGFWLADWVHGLEQLDEATRSTFLVIKIWTARAVLFLLVAGAWYWYLSPLSLSVLREPTQKRDAPPKVALLGFGNTFGAAFLLFTSLAFSLLFLLSQPMGQLALSACFLAMVLIAELGDSERDARLLAASKMPNAKDLSASPSHAPSLLEIVCIGLLGFVAFFSTGHQATFTAIQWRVAFVGFPVVTYPWSPLFVVLNAFGPLSILPAFGVVLLTLWNVAPTRAKVQQEETGHVRPMRLPGDILRSALGLLLYVGVLTWSAALWAWFFRRHLMLFKIWVPRYMMAGLGLLITDVALLGAVAVAWWIAARTAKAFGTLYT; encoded by the coding sequence ATGGCCTCCAAGAGCGATGGGGctgccaaggcggcgcgcgcaccgTTCGCACGCGTGCTTGGCATACTGAGCGTCGTAGCCATGCTGCACATCGTGGGTCTGTTCCTGTTCACGAGTGGCTTCTTACTGCAGCGTGTGGAGCTGAATGCCGCGTCGAACTGTTCGAAGCCGGCGGTGGCCGTTTGGCACGCACCGCGACCGCCCAGCTCCGCGGCACAAGGCAACGAGACAGCCTTGCGCGCTTgggacgagctgcttgaaAAGCATGGAGAATGCACGCTTCCTCCGCGCTTCCAGCGTGTGGTGCTGTGGatcgtcgatgccctgcGCTACGACTTTGTGGCGGAGGCACAGGCATCTGACGCATTTACCCCCAATGCTTTCATGCATAATCACATACGCACACCCGCTATGCGTGCGAATGCTACCCCGTACGCATCGTTCCTCGCGCACTTCGTGGCTCATCCACCGACTACAacgctccagcgcctcaaAGGCCTCACGACCGGTTCGCTACCGACCTTTATCGAGGCAGGCGCCAACTttggcggcgctggacgcaTCAACGAAGACACATGGATTGCACAGATGCGTCAGCGTGCTTCCAAGCGTCTATCATTTGTCGGCGACGATACGTGGCAGATGGTCTTTGCTGACTTGTTTGACGACACCCATCCTTATTCGTCATTCAATGTCGAAGACCTGGATACAGTCGATGCTGGCGTCGAAGTACATATGCTCGACACGATGGACCGCGATGATTGGTCACTTATAGTGGCGCATTCGCTCGGCGTAGATCATGTGGGCCACCGATTCGGCCCAGCTcatgcgcgcatgccgccTAAGCTCGAGCAGATGGACGACATACTCCAGCGCGTTCTCAGCAAACTCCGAGACGATACCCTCTTCGTGTTCCTCGGCGATCACGGCATGGACGCGACGGGCGACCACGGTGGTGACTCAGAGCTCGAAGTCGGCAGTGCCTTGTGGATGTATGCGAACAAGCCATTTGACTCGCGTCGTTCCAAGACGCCCCTGTCCAACAATACAGATGTGGCTGCTCTATTGCGCTCGCAGACACTGACTCCGGCATTCCAGCCATTCTCGATGCTGCCGAATCAGCTTCATCGCTCGCTCCCACAAATTGATCTCGTACCGACTCTGTCTCTTCTCCTTGGTGTGCCGATTCCCTTCAACAGCTTGGGTGCCATTATACCGGAGGTCTTTGCTTCTGAGaaggatgcgctgcatgcacCTGCGTCTCGCCTGCTCCGTGCATTGCGCATCAATGCACGTCAGGTCAAGACCTACTTGGACGCCTATGCTCAGCAGTCGACAGACCTCTCTCCCTTCGCCGCTGAACTTGATcaggcgtggcgcagcgcccTCACAGCAGATGCTCGACTTGCCGAGCGCGCGTCCTTGGAACACGCCCGAGCTACTGCTGAAGCTTACTTAACTTTCGTCCGCCTTGCATTGGATCGTGCACAGCGAGTATGGGCTCAGTTTGACTACGCACGCATGGTGCTCGGTATGTCCATCCTCACGTGCTCAATTGGTGTTATATGGCTCTTGTGGCGCCTTTCAAAGCGCAGTACCATGGAAGCCCTGTCCCACCTTGTGTGGCGTAACGCTTTTTACGGTTGCTGGTACGGCATTACGACAGGCGTtgccatggccatgatCACACGCATCTCTGTGCTTGAAAGCCTCGTAGGCGGCGTGGCTTTGGGCGTCGCATGCACACTCATGTGGCAGATGTGGCCTGGCAACATGGTCCTAGATGCTTTCTCGACGCCTTCGATGCGCTCTGTCATATCGAATACGGTGGCTTGTGTCCTTGTGCTCGGACATGCATTGCTCTTTGCCAGCAACAGTTTCACCATGTGGGAAGATCGTATCACTCTGGGAATGGTGTGTTTGGTACTGGTAGTACGTGCATGGATGGGCCTTGGTGCACCTCTGACGCGGTGGCAGCAGCAAATTCCCATCATATCCATCCTGGCCTTGCTTCTGCTGCGCTTCGCTGGTATGAGCCGCGTTTGTCGTGAAGAGCAGGCACCGTACTGTGCCCCCTCATTCTATGCGTACCAAGCCACTACGAAGTTTGCTGACAATCCCGCTTACGCTCTTTCCGGCCCTGCGACGAATAGCCCCTATGCGCTTGCTGCCGCGTACCTCTTTGCGTTTGCTATGGCAGATATCCTGCGCCGAATTCTTAAGCCAAGTCATGCGCATCTCagctcggcatcgacaCTGCTCACATGGATCATTCGACCAGCTTTGCTGGGCTCATCTGGATTTTGGCTCGCCGATTGGGTTCATGGACTCGAGCAACTGGACGAAGCAACGCGGTCAACGTTCCTGGTCATCAAAATCTGGACGGCACGTGCTGTTCTCTTCCTGCTCGTGGCGGGTGCGTGGTACTGGTACCTGTCTCCACTGAGTCTCTCCGTGCTTCGTGAGCCGACGCAAAaacgcgacgcgccgccgaaAGTCGCACTTCTCGGCTTTGGCAATACCTTTGGCGCAGCCTTTTTGCTTTTCACATCACTCGCTTTCTCCCTATTGTTCTTACTTTCTCAGCCCATGGGCCAACTGGCTCTATCCGCTTGCTTTCTTGCCATGGTCCTGATAGCTGAGCTGGGTGACTCCGAGCGTGATGCACGATTGCTGGCAGCCTCCAAGATGCCAAATGCCAAGGACCTCTCTGCCTCGCCATCTCACGCCCCGTCCCTCCTCGAAATTGTGTGTATTGGTCTTCTTGGCTTTGTCGCCTTCTTTAGCACAGGTCACCAAGCGACATTTACAGCCATCCagtggcgcgtcgcattCGTGGGATTCCCTGTTGTTACGTACCCATGGTCACCGCTCTTTGTCGTGCTGAATGCATTTGGCCCACTGAGTATCCTGCCTGCCTTTGGCGTCGTATTACTTACACTGTGGAACGTTGCTCCTACCCGTGCCAAGGTACAACAAGAAGAGACGGGTCATGTGCGGCCCATGCGATTGCCAGGAGACATCCTGCGCTCTGCTCTGGGACTGCTCTTGTACGTGGGTGTGTTGACATGGTCCGCAGCCTTGTGGGCATGGTTCTTCCGTCGTCATCTCATGCTATTCAAGATCTGGGTTCCGCGATACATGATGGCTGGACTGGGTCTCTTGATTACAGACGTAGCTCTGCTAGGCGCTGTGGCTGTCGCTTGGTGGATTGCTGCACGCACAGCCAAGGCCTTTGGCACGTTGTACACATAG
- a CDS encoding 3-hydroxyisobutyryl-CoA hydrolase encodes MFALRSGLRAVASRSAAVPLSSRAMLSTSLPRFSPVANGTDYTCIQVSTPKDGVRLVQLNRPKALNALNSQLFHELNHAADAADEDPSISAIVVTGSEKAFAAGADIKEMKDKNFSETYKANFLGHWSKLTQVRKPIISAVNGYALGGGCELAMMTDIVLASPTAVFGQPEINLGVIPGAGGTQRLTRAIGKSRTMEIVLTGRNLTADEAEAAGLVSRVVREGSVVDEAVNVASKIAKKSQISVQAAKEAVNASYELTLAEGIRLERRLFQSLFSTHDQKEGMTAFTEKRKPAFKNE; translated from the exons ATGTTTGCTCTTCGTTCTGGACTTCGTGCTGTGgcatcgcgctcggcggcagTGCCGCTCTCGTCGCGTGCCATGCTTTccacgtcgctgccgcgcttCTCACCTGTCGCTAACGGCACGGACTACACGTGCATTCAAGTCAGCACGCCCAAGGACGGTGTGCGTCTCGTACAATTGAACCGTCCTAAGGCTCTCAACGCACTAAACTCACAGCTTTTCCACGAACTGAACCATGCCGCTGATGCCGCTGATGAAGATCCCAGCATCAGCGCCATCGTCGTGACAGGCAGCGAGAAGGCCTtcgcggccggcgccgacATCAAAGAGATGAAGGACAAGAACTTTTCTGAGACGTACAAGGCCAATTTCTTGGGTCATTGGAGTAAGCTTACGCAGGTTCGCAAGCCCATCATTTCGGCTGTGAATGGCTACGCTCttggcggcggctgcgaACTTGCCATGATGACCGATATCGTCCTGGCCTCACCTACGGCTGTGTTTGGTCAGCCTGAGATTAACCTCGGTGTGATCCCTGGTGCAGGTGGTACGCAGCGTCTGACACGTGCCATCGGTAAGAGTCGCACGATGGAAATCGTGCTGACGGGTCGCAATCTCACCGCCGAtgaggccgaggccgctGGTCTCGTATCGCGCGTTGTCCGCGAGGgcagcgtcgtggacgaagCCGTCAACGTCGCCAGCAAGATTGCAAAGAAGAGTCAGATTTCCGTCCAAGCCGCCAAGGAGGCCGTCAATGCAT CCTACGAACTCACGCTTGCCGAGGGTATtcgtctcgagcgccgcctgttCCAGTCCTTGTTCTCGACGCACGACCAGAAGGAGGGTATGACAGCGTTCACTGAAAAGCGCAAGCCTGCGTTCAAGAACGAGTAA
- a CDS encoding DNA polymerase delta subunit 2, which translates to MAHHRPDASFDALPALSDALRVPPSERSFGRQYAQMYDFRLAVLRKRAKEAAMERHASAAYVDRLLDIPPRQVCVVTGTFFSALRRKPDVLQDIARDLSLPPPPPRTSYVDTEHDELFFEDQSGRVRLVGEAIRPGSDLAHKCVTGVVASIVGIETPDGDLEVRHVYFPGLPPPDAAPTTVTGGRIVLASGLRAGEADPKNDLARELLVEWLTGELDASSRDETRRISSLVLAGDSVQRAAWEHVVDPKHQEPNPFAYMDPLLAQLCESLRAVVVMPGAQDPCSAALPQQPLLRTLLPRSSVHDTLHLCTNPTWFSVHGRRILATSGQNIHDLLKYLPDEAQTTDAALNMAASTLEWSHIAPTAPDTLWCYPFKATDALVIRAAPDLYIIGNQDAYATKLVHNVRLILVPSFARTHEVVVLDTETLEPHVMSFHT; encoded by the coding sequence ATGGCCCATCATCGTCCGGACGCGTCGTTCGACGCGCTGCCGGCCCTCTCagacgcgctgcgtgtaCCGCCGTCAGAGCGCTCATTCGGACGCCAATATGCACAGATGTACGACTTTCGCCTCGCTGTCCTGCGCAAGCGCGCCAAGGAAGCCGCCATGGAGCGCCACGCGTCAGCCGCGTACGTCGATCGACTCCTTGATATCCCACCGCGGCAGGTGTGTGTGGTCACCGGTACGTTCTTCTCCGCCCTTCGGCGCAAGCCAGATGTGCTGCAAGACATCGCACGCGACCTGTCGCTTCCGCCGCCCCCACCCCGCACGAGTTATGTCGACAcggagcacgacgagctgtTTTTTGAGGACCAAAGTGGACGCGTGCGTCTCGTTGGCGAGGCCATTCGACCAGGCTCGGACTTAGCGCACAAGTGCGTCACGGGCGTTGTGGCTAgcatcgtcggcatcgagACGCCCGATGGCGACTTGGAGGTGCGCCACGTCTACTTTCCTGGACTGCCCCCGCCGGATGCCGCTCCTACGACGGTCACGggcggccgcatcgtctTGGCCAGTGGCCTTCGTGCAGGTGAGGCTGATCCGAAGAATGACCTGGCGCGCGAACTGCTCGTCGAATGGCTCACGGGCGAATTGGACGCCTCGTCACGCGATGAAACCAGACGCATCTCGAGTCTGGTCCTAGCGGGCGACTCAGTCcagcgcgcggcgtgggAACATGTGGTGGATCCCAAGCATCAGGAGCCGAATCCGTTTGCATACATGGATCCGCTGCTGGCTCAGTTGTGTGAGTCTCTTCGTGCTGTGGTGGTCATGCCCGGCGCTCAGGATCCATGCAGTGCTGCCTTGCCGCAACAGCCGCTCCTTCGAACGCTCCTTCCCCGCTCCTCCGTGCACGATACCCTGCATCTGTGCACCAATCCTACGTGGTTCAGCGTGCATGGACGACGCATTCTCGCGACAAGCGGGCAAAACATACACGACCTGCTCAAGTATTTGCCTGATGAGGCACAGACGACAGACGCAGCACTGAACATGGCCGCATCTACGCTCGAATGGTCACACATCgcgccgacggcgccaGACACGCTGTGGTGCTACCCATTCAAAGCCACCGATGCACTTGTGATCCGTGCCGCACCTGACCTCTACATCATCGGCAACCAGGACGCTTATGCTACCAAGCTCGTACACAACGTCCGACTCATCCTTGTCCCATCAttcgcacgcacgcacgaggTGGTCGTGCTCGATACCGAGACACTGGAGCCCCATGTCATGTCCTTTCATACCTAA
- a CDS encoding COP9 signalosome complex subunit 12: MHSVAELGRCVSEGAARQDGRAIARVFSLHSSSVRRVMATVADPSVPVVHALLYASRVPSGWSDVCELYVRCGALLFGPSSRSRKPAESWHLAAEALQASASAFLRLFAALTPGRWAIPVLRALLRDLRWVSKCADDASNAASRDSRASHAHLEECARILNKGFTACIADRHPVLEESKKWGTYAMVSLVFATYFQLRSISLCKNIVRALGAGDLPPLSAFPRAQMVTFRYYMGRLALLDEDYGRAEAELSSALAYTPRHAAKQLERILVYLTPVRVLQAQHPTFLASYPRLEATYGPLIQACERGDVRAFDAALNETRREQSLVRLGVYLAWEHARDVCITRLIRRVWRQEGSSTRTRLAPIASALQWLDGASDASGAEWLVATQIARGRIKGYIAHERQMVVLSASDPFPHAALTMLS; this comes from the coding sequence ATGCACAGCGTAGCTGAGCTGgggcgctgcgtgtcgGAaggtgcggcgcgtcaggATGGGCGTGCGATAGCGCGTGTGTTTTCGCTGCACTCTAGCagtgtgcgccgcgtcatggCGACTGTCGCGGACCCGTCGGTGCCGGTCGTGCATGCGTTGCTGTACGCTTCTCGCGTGCCGTCAGGATGGAGTGATGTGTGTGAATTGTATGTGCGGTGtggcgcgctgcttttTGGACCAAGCTCGCGTTCACGCAAGCCTGCTGAGTCGTGGCACCTGGCTGCCGAAGCTTTACAAGCATCGGCTAGCGCCTTTTTGCGTCTGTTTGCTGCGCTCACACCCGGACGGTGGGCGATACCCGTGCTGCGTGCACTGCTCAGAGACTTGCGATGGGTGTCAAAGTGCGCGGATGACGCGAGCAATGCAGCATCGCGCGATTCGCGTGCCTCGCATGCCCACCTGGAAGAGTGCGCACGCATCCTAAACAAGGGCTTTACGGCCTGCATCGCTGACCGCCATCCTGTGCTGGAAGAGAGCAAGAAATGGGGCACATATGCCATGGTCAGCCTCGTTTTTGCCACATACTTCCAGCTGCGATCTATTTCGCTGTGCAAAAACATTGTGcgcgcgctgggcgccggcGACCTGCCACCCCTCAGCGCGTTTCCTCGGGCACAGATGGTCACGTTTCGCTACTACATGGGGCGTCTCGCCTTGCTGGACGAGGATTATGGGCGTGCAGAGGCTGAGCTCTCTTCCGCCTTGGCCTACACGCCGCGGCATGCAGCAAagcagctggagcgcaTCCTTGTGTATCTCACgcccgtgcgtgtgctACAAGCGCAGCATCCGACCTTTCTCGCATCGTATCCCCGTCTCGAGGCGACTTATGGCCCGCTGATACAGGCCTGCGAACGTGGTGATGTTCGTGCAtttgatgcggcgctgaATGAGACTCGGCGTGAGCAAAGTCTTGTTCGCTTGGGCGTGTACCTGGCTTGGGAGCACGCACGAGACGTGTGTATTACGCGGCTCATACGGCGCGTTTGGCGCCAAGAGGGCAGCTCGACGCGGACGCGATTGGCGCCGATCGCCTCGGCGCTCCAGTGGCTCGATGGCGCATCGGATGCTTCGGGCGCCGAGTGGCTGGTCGCCACCCAAATCGCGCGTGGGCGAATCAAGGGGTATATAGCACATGAGCGCCAGATGGTCGTCCTGAGCGCGTCGGATCCATTTccgcacgcggcgctcacgatGCTGTCTTAG
- a CDS encoding methionyl-tRNA synthetase produces MATPFPRVPAQPEGHERHVRESVLMKVTNESHPDKILPRDNEENVLVTSALPYVNNVPHLGNIIGSTLSADVYARYSRTQNRNTLYICGTDEYGTATETKALEEGVSPQALCDKYHALHAQVYEWFQIGFDYFGRTSTPKQTDIAQDIFLKLYDNQYLEEHTMRQLYCGTCERFLADRYVNGICPKCDYDDARGDQCDKCGQLLDAIELKEPKCKLCKGTPQERESKHMFLRIDTLQPQTEAWVSEMSKKGHWSSNGTFITESWFKEGLRPFSLSRDLKWGVPVPLKGYEDKVLYVWFDAPIGYPSITANYTSDWEKWWKNPEQVRLFQFMGKDNVRFHTVIFPSCLIGTKDKWTLLHHINTAEYLQYEGGKFSKSRNIGVFGDRAKDIGVSPSVWRYYLLSTRPESSDSQFVWHDFVTRNNSELLKNLGNFVNRIMTFMKKYEARLPPVPEGTLLRTDAPLPATSDGTPWGDLVAKFVADVNAILAKYTEYMDVGKMRAGLMTMMELSARGNLLLSDAGLDNTLFSEHRDRCDAVILLATNLIWVLTALVHPFMPATSDDMLAQLNAPPRALPKDHAFALDLLPGHMVGKAAHLFKNIDEKQAAAWKAQFGGDSSAEEEKPAMSKKQAAKARKAAEKAKAAAMPQTPEVLALDARVKEQGEKVRALKAAADVPQAEVDTALQTLLSLKTELQSAVDAALAQQAASVQLSTA; encoded by the coding sequence ATGGCGACGCCGTTCCCTCGCGTGCCCGCACAACCGGAGGGgcatgagcgccatgtgcgtgagAGTGTCCTGATGAAAGTGACGAACGAGTCGCATCCTGACAAGATCCTTCCGCGAGACAACGAAGAAAATGTGTTGGTGACGTCAGCGCTACCGTACGTGAACAATGTGCCGCACCTAGGCAACATTATTGGATCGACGCTATCGGCGGATGTGTACGCGCGGTATTCGCGTACGCAGAACCGCAACACCCTGTACATTTGTGGTACCGATGAGTACGGTACGGCGACAGAGACCAAAGCGTTAGAAGAGGGTGTCTCgccgcaggcgctgtgtgACAAGtaccatgcgctgcatgcccAGGTGTATGAATGGTTCCAGATTGGTTTTGATTACTTTGGACgtacgtcgacgccgaAGCAGACGGATATTGCGCAGGACATATTCCTCAAGCTCTATGACAACCAGTATCTGGAAGagcacacgatgcgccaACTGTACTGTGGCACCTGTGAGCGATTCCTGGCGGACCGCTACGTGAATGGTATCTGTCCGAAGTGTGACTATGACGACGCACGTGGTGATCAGTGCGACAAGTGCGGacagctgctcgatgcgatcgagCTCAAAGAGCCCAAGTGCAAGCTGTGCAAGGGCACGCCACAGGAGCGTGAGTCGAAGCACATGTTCCTCCGTATCGATACGCTACAGCCCCAGACGGAGGCATGGGTGTCGGAGATGTCGAAGAAGGGCCACTGGTCGTCGAATGGCACGTTTATTACCGAGTCGTGGTTCAAAGAGGGTCTGCGTCCGTTTTCGCTGAGTCGTGACCTCAAATGGggtgtgcctgtgccgctgAAGGGATACGAAGACAAGGTGTTGTATGTATGGTTTGATGCGCCGATTGGCTATCCGAGTATCACGGCGAACTACACGAGCGACTGGGAGAAGTGGTGGAAGAACCCTGAGCAGGTGCGCCTGTTCCAGTTCATGGGCAAGGACAATGTGCGATTCCACACGGTCATTTTCCCGTCGTGCCTGATCGGCACGAAGGACAAGTGGACGCTCCTGCACCACATCAACACGGCCGAGTACCTCCAGTACGAGGGCGGCAAGTTTTCCAAGTCGCGGAATATTGGCGTGTTTGGCGACAGGGCGAAGGACATTGGCGTGTCGCCGAGCGTGTGGCGCTACTACTTGCTCTCGACGCGGCCCGAGTCGTCGGATAGCCAGTTTGTGTGGCACGACTTTGTGACGCGGAACAACTcggagctgctcaagaacCTGGGCAACTTTGTGAACCGTATCATGACCTTTATGAAGAAGTACGAGGCGCGCCTTCCGCCGGTGCCGGAAGGTACGTTGCTGCGGAcggatgcgccgcttccGGCGACGAGTGACGGCACGCCGTGGGGCGATCTTGTGGCCAAGTTTGTGGCGGATGTCAACGCGATCCTGGCCAAGTACACGGAGTATATGGATGTCGGAAAGATGCGTGCGGGTCTGATGACCATGATGGAGCTCTCTGCGCGTGGCAATCTGCTGCTGTCCGATGCCGGTCTCGATAACACGCTGTTTTCCGAGCACCGCGACCGGTGTGACGCGGTGATTCTGCTGGCCACGAACCTGATCTGGGTGCtgacggcgctcgtgcatccGTTCATGCCCGCGACGAGTGACGAtatgctggcgcagctgaaTGCGCCGCCACGTGCGCTGCCCAAGGACCATGCGTTTGCGCTGGATCTGCTGCCTGGCCACATGGTCGGGAAGGCGGCGCACCTGTTCAAGAACATCGACGAgaagcaggcggcggcgtggaaAGCGCAGTTCGGTGGTGACAGTTCAGCGGAGGAAGAGAAGCCGGCGATGAGCAAGAAGCAGGCGGCGAAGGCGCGCAAGGCGGCGGAGAAGGCCAAGGCGGCGGCCATGCCGCAGACGCCCGAGGTGCTagcgctggatgcgcgtGTCAAGGAGCAGGGCGAGAAAGTCCGCGCGCTCAAGGCGGCGGCCGATGTGCCGCAGGCCGAGGTGGACACGGCGTTGCAGACGCTGCTTTCGCTCAAGACCGAGCTGCAATCGGCggtggatgcggcgctcgcccaGCAGGCGGCGTCTGTGCAGCTGTCGACGGCGTAG
- a CDS encoding tRNA-dihydrouridine synthase 3, whose translation MVEYQPGIAPIKAEFIRPAWPARSESLAGGEAPAPAPPAADPTPEALDRADEGDQDKPRKRARGQNKGRTFARTDDHMALCPHMAVGNTCKFGDTCKFTHDLCAYLEHKERDILVPPPPPHGENILSLSPAERDAHLNTLYEHALALERGDTQPADTDDAVQRSIVTGTHCAYFHERGACPMGWKCRFLGAHVRRISASARVCGADAQGTLGTGLELVQDVPRHNAWLARAGRRNESNPHSDQINWLPGDVARQLRSRKYVYEKAPFITAALRREADAMSHMPASEVAHTDLGKGPLRINYDRERLLADPTASLEACEDAMRNADDSAADTARIRPCEKRRLSWKGELYLAPLTTTGNLPFRRLCASFGSDIHCGEMGMAESFLQGQASEWSLVRRWEGERIFGTQICGAKPEYLVPAAEVLARQVGPGLDFVDVNCGCPIDLVYNKGAGSALLDHATKLGRIVRGMSEALGEIPLTIKLRTGTSSKPTAHKIFSRAQTEWGVGAMTLHGRSRKQRYKNDADWSYIRTCVDALHDAVRTWNEDTKHADEPEMVPVPVYGNGDVYGWRDYYDHIENARVDGTMIARGALIRPWIFTEIKERRDWDISSRERLDMIRQYASYGLTHWGADTQGVNTTRRFLCEMLSFTHRYVPIGLLEHVPVRMNDRPPPYHGRDALESLLSSPSASDWVRISEMFLGPAPPHWHFTPKHRSNAYEAQDQQG comes from the coding sequence ATGGTCGAGTACCAGCCTGGGATTGCCCCCATCAAGGCAGAGTTTATTCGccctgcatggcctgcgAGAAGCGAGTCGCTGGCAGGCGGAGAGGcgcctgctcctgcgccgccggccgctGACCCTACGCCtgaagcgctcgatcgTGCTGACGAAGGCGATCAGGACAAGCCCCGCAAACGCGCTCGCGGTCAAAATAAGGGCCGAACCTTTGCACGTACAGATGACCACATGGCACTGTGTCCACATATGGCTGTCGGGAATACGTGCAAATTTGGTGATACATGCAAATTCACGCATGATCTGTGCGCGTATCTGGAGCACAAGGAGCGCGACATACTCGTtccgccaccaccgccgcaTGGCGAGAATATACTGAGCCTCTCACCCGCTGAACGCGATGCGCACCTGAATACACTCTATGAACACGCATTGGCCCTCGAACGAGGGGACACACAGCCCGCCGATaccgacgacgccgtgcagcggTCCATTGTGACAGGCACACACTGCGCTTACTTCCACGaacgcggcgcatgtccgATGGGATGGAAGTGCCGCTTCCTCGGTGCGCATGTCCGTCGGATCAGTGCATCTGCCCGAGTGTGTGGTGCCGATGCCCAAGGCACACTAGGCACGGgtctcgagctcgtgcaggatgTGCCACGGCACAAcgcatggctcgctcgtgcaggccgCCGAAACGAGTCGAATCCGCACTCGGACCAAATCAATTGGCTGCCTGGAgatgtcgcgcgccagctTCGTTCGCGCAAGTACGTCTATGAAAAAGCGCCTTTTATCACGGCGGCCCTGCGTCGCGAAGCGGATGCCATGTCTCACATGCCCGCATCGGAGGTGGCACACACCGATCTCGGCAAAGGTCCGCTGCGCATAAACTATGATCGTGAGCGCCTACTGGCGGATCCAACTGCCTCCCTCGAGGCCTGTGAAGATGCCATGCGGAATGCCGATGATTCTGCGGCCGACACGGCGCGGATCCGCCCCTGTGAAAAGCGCCGTCTCTCTTGGAAGGGCGAGCTGTACTTGGCGCCCCTCACCACCACGGGCAACTTGCCTTTTCGTCGGCTGTGTGCGTCGTTTGGATCCGACATTCACTGTGGCGAGATGGGCATGGCCGAATCGTTCTTGCAGGGCCAGGCGTCAGAGTGGAGCTtggtgcgtcgctgggaAGGCGAGCGTATTTTTGGTACCCAGATCTGTGGTGCCAAGCCCGAGTATCTCGTGCCGGCGGCCGAAGTTTTGGCGCGCCAAGTTGGCCCAGGCCTCGACTTTGTGGATGTCAACTGTGGATGCCCGATCGACCTCGTATACAATAAAGGTGCGGGCTCGGCTCTCTTGGACCATGCCACGAAGCTGGGCCGcatcgtgcgtggcatgtCCGAGGCACTAGGTGAGATTCCTCTGACCATCAAGTtgcgcacaggcacatcgtccaagCCCACAGCCCACAAGATCTTCAGCCGCGCTCAGACCGAGTGGGGCGTCGGGGCCATGACACTGCACGGGCGCTCCCGCAAACAGCGGTACAAGAACGATGCTGACTGGTCGTACATTCGCACGTGtgtcgacgcgctgcatgaTGCGGTGCGGACGTGGAACGAGGACACAAAGCATGCCGACGAGCCGGAAATGGTACCCGTGCCCGTCTACGGCAACGGCGATGTGTACGGATGGCGCGATTACTACGACCACATCGAGAATGCGCGCGTGGACGGCACGATGatcgctcgcggcgcccTGATCCGACCGTGGATCTTTACCGAGATCAAGGAGCGTCGTGATTGGGATATAAGCAGTCGCGAGCGTTTGGACATGATCCGGCAGTATGCCTCGTATGGCCTCACCCATTGGGGTGCGGACACACAGGGCGTGAAtacgacgcgccgcttccTATGTGAGATGCTGTCGTTCACGCACCGGTACGTGCCGATCGGCCTGCTGGAGCacgtgcctgtgcgcatGAACGACCGGCCCCCACCGTATCAtggccgcgacgcgctcgaatCCCTGCTCAGCAGCCCTAGTGCCAGCGACTGGGTGCGCATCTCTGAAATGTTTCTGGGTCCTGCTCCGCCGCACTGGCACTTTACGCCCAAGCACCGCTCGAATGCCTacgaggcgcaggaccAACAAGGATAG